Below is a genomic region from Virgibacillus dokdonensis.
ACAACGTTTATTTTCTAGAATCATACTTAGCTTTCTTTACATTTTTAAAGGTAGGTATATCCGTTTGCTTGAGCATTAACATAACGTAACTTTCCATAGCGAATGCATCATTTTGCTTATACTATAAAGCCCGATAATCAAAAAGCACTGTCAAAATAGATGACAGTGCTTTTAATGAGCCTTATTTATACAACAACATCATAACCTTGTTCTTCAACTGCTTCCCGCAATGCTTGAATGTTCGTTTGTGCATCATCATAAGTTACATCCACTTTTCCTGTATTTAAATGCACTTCTACTACTGTCACACCTGGTAATGCTTCGAGTGCTCCTTTTACTGCTTTTTCGCAATGACCACAAGTCATTCCTTTTACATCTAAAGTTGTTTGCATATCGCAAATCTCCTTTCATTCATTTTAATTTTTCTTCAACAAGCCCGATAAAACAAAGCTTTCACTATAGCGTTTAATCAGCTCTTGTTGAAATATTTATAGATAAAAGCTAATCCGGGAATGTATCTATCTCCCTATAGCTTTACCCGCTTTAATCGTAAGGAATTTGATACGACACTTACGGAGCTAAATGCCATTGCCGCACCTGCAATCCAAGGTGCAAGCAAGCCAACTGCTGCAATTGGAATTCCTACTGTGTTATAAGCAAAAGCCCAAAATAAGTTTTGGCGAATATTTTTTATCGTTGCATGACTTGCTTTAATCGCCTTTGGAATCAATAATAATTCGCCACCTAAAATAGTTACATCAGCAGCTTCTATTGCCACTTCTGTACCTGTTCCAATTGCAATACCAATATCGGCAACAGCTAATGCTGGAGCATCATTAATACCATCACCAACCATCGCTACATGCTTGCCCATTTCCTGTATCATTTTTACTTTATCCGCTTTTTCCTCTGGTAAAACTTGCGCAATAACATGATCGATACCAACCTGCTTGGCGATTGCCTTAGCTGTTCGTTCATTATCGCCTGTTAGCATAATAACTTCAAGTCCTTCGTTTTGTAGCTGACTAATCGCTTCTTTCGCTGTTTCTTTCACCGTGTCCGCTACTGCGACAATTCCTGCAAATTGATCATCTACTGCGATTAACATGGCCGTTTTTCCATTTTCTTCAAAGGATTGCATAGCCGTTTCTTCCTGCTGATAAACAATGTTGTATTTTTCCATTAACGCCCTTGTTCCTACAAGAATCTTTTTTCCATTAATTTGAGCAGAAATACCGTGACCAGGTATTGCTTGAAATTCATCCGTATCGAATAACTCCAAGCCCTTTTCTGTTGCCCCAGCAACAATTGCTTCTGCTAGCGGATGTTCAGAACTTTTTTCCGCACTTGCTACTAACTGTAGAACTTCATCTGTGCCCGTGAAATCCGTTATTTCTGGTTTCCCTTTTGTAATTGTTCCTGTTTTATCAAAAATAATAGCATCTAGTTGGTGTGTACGTTCTAAATGCTCACCACCTTTAAACAAAATCCCCTGTTCGGCAGCTTTACCAGTTCCGACCATAATCGATGTTGGTGTTGCTAAACCGAGTGCACAAGGGCATGCGATGACTAAAACAGCGATGGAGGTGACTAATGCCGACTCCAACTCCCCTGGTGTCACAAAAGCAATCCAAATAATAAATGTGAGCATTGCGATACTAACAACAATTGGTACAAAATAACCCGAAATAACATCTGCCAAACGTTGGATCGGCGCTTTTGAGCCTTGCGCGTCTTCCACTACTTTTACAATCGAAGCTAAAGCCGTATCTTTTCCTACCTTAGTCGCTTCCATTTCTATCGTTCCATTTTTATTCATCGTTGCACCAATTACTGTATCTTTTAAAGCTTTTTCCACTGGTAAAGATTCACCAGTAAGCATCGATTCATCCACAGCTGTATGTCCTCTAATAACAACACCGTCTACAGGTATTTTCTCTCCTGGTTTCACAATGAGGCGGTCACCGAGAACGACTTCTTCAACAGGTATCATTGTCTCTTCATTATTTCGAATGACACGTGCCTGTTTTGCTTGTAGATTCAATAATTTAGAAATCGCCATCGTCGTTTTACTTTTCGCTTTTGTTTCTAAATACTTTCCAAACAGGATAAGCGTAATTAAAATTGCACTTGTTTCAAAATAAAGATGTGGCATATAGCCAGGATTGCCAATCGTTTTTATTGCTTCATATAAACTATAAAAATAAGCAGCACTCGTTCCTAAAGCTACGAGTACATCCATATTGGCTGCTTTATTACGAAGATTTTTATATGCGCCGTCATAAAATTGCCAGCCAATAATAAATTGTACAGGTGTCGCCAAAGCAAATTGGAACCACGGATTCATAAAAATACTTGGTAGGCTAAGTCCAAACAAATGATCAAGCATCGTTACCAAAAGAGGAATGGATAAAATAGCCGATATAATGAGTTTCGTTTTCATACGTTGGATTTGCTTTTCTTTATGGCTTTGCTTTTCTTCTTTATTTGCTTTTGGCTGGGCTTGATAACCTAATTTTTCAACTATGCCAATAAATTTTTCTTCGTCAATGAATGACGGTTGATATTCGATAACAGCTGTTTCATTAGCAAGATTTACTGTCGCATTCTCCACACCTTGTTGTTTGGACAATACTTTTTCAATCCGGTTCGAACATGCTGCGCAAGTCATACCTGTAATATCAAATTCAACTTTTTCCGTTTCCACACCATAGCCTAGCTTTTCAATTTTTTCCGTAATATCTTCTAGAGAAACTTTTTCCGGGTCGTAATCTAAGTTTGCTTTTTCCGTTGTTAAATTCACCTGTGCTTCAACACCGTCTACCTTATTCAGTACTTTTTCTATGCGACTGGAACAGGCCGCACAAGTCATACCAGTTACTCCAACTGTTACATGTTCTTTCTCTTGCATTACCCTTCACCTCACTTATTGGCTCACACCTTTGGAAAACTGCTATCGATAAGTCTTTATAACGATAAAACACCGTCGTTTTACTACTATAAAGCTTAAAACACCTTAGATAATTTTGCCAAAAATACTACATACCGGCTAAAAATTTTGCTTTCCAAAGTGAATATTTTTTAAAAGAGCACTTCTAGGAGTGCATGGTCTTTTTATTTGGACAATTGTTTTAGCACTTCCATTAATTCATCAATCGCTTCTTCCCCTTGCCCTGAACGTACTGCATGTGATACACAATGCTTCGTATGCCTTTCCGCAATGGAAAAACCTACTTTTTTAAGCGCTGCATTAATAGCACTAATTTGGACTAAAATATCAATACAATATCTATCTTCTTCCACCATTTTCTGAACTCCCCGAACTTGACCTTCTACCCTTTTCAGCCGGTTCGTTATCGCGGATATTTCATCCTTTGTTCGTGGCGTTACAGGATGTTCTGGTTTTGACGTTGTCATCTATATCAACTCCATTTCTTATTTTTCGCTACTACACTTATACTATACCCCCCTATTGTATTTTATGCAATATGTTTGCTTATGAAAAATATAAACTACTGGGAACTGAAGTGGAATTAATAGCCACCCCTTTTTTTGCAAGGAATTTTTAGAGGATGCAATGAGGTTTTAAAACGCTTCATAATTCATTTTATGATGCTTAAATATTTACATGTTCCATAGAAGGCGTGGTAACGAGAGCCACTAAGGTATTTAGTGACCTTGAAAAAACTTTTAAGAATAAAAATGGGGCGCAGTTTAGCAACGTAGTGAATGGAACGAATCAACGAAAGACTTAGAAATCATGCCACTAAAATAGGGGTATGCCGATGTCGGGCGGCATACCCGTTTTTAGTGTCCTTCCTCTTAGTGGCGAACCGATGATGACTTATCGCCGTGAAGTCGCCTAATTGCTAGGCGATGGAGACGTGGTTATTCGGTTATTTTCTTATACCAAAAACCTCATTTTACTACTTTCTTGTCTCTTGAAATAGATGCAAAAAACCTCCTATTTTTTATAGTGTGATCCATGTTTTTTAGTAAAACAAAAATACCTTCCATTAAATGGCTTACTTTTTGCCAATTTTTCAAATTTGAAAGTACATCACCAACATAAAAACCTTTCTAGCAAAAATCTGCCAAAAAGGTCTATAGTTAGTTTCATAAATAGCTTCTGCAGCGATGCAGTCACTAAAATGCATAAACAAAAAACGCAATCAATCCTACCAAAATGGTCACTGCATATATCCAGATGAGTAGTGGCACATTTGATTTCAAAGATTTCGTTTCATATTCCATCGAACGTTGCAATTCACTTTGAGCGGTTTCACCTTCCGCTTCATATTGCTTCATTTTTCTCTCTTCCTGTTTAAACACGTACAACGTGCCCCCCAGAGCAACAAGAAATAAACAAAATAAGAAAATAATTAATACCATATTCATAGTAATAATCCCCCCCACGTTTACACGTATTTTCAATAAAAATTAACGATTGCTATATCGATAATTACAACATAAGTTTTATCATTTCCACTGGAATACTCAGAAAAATAAGATTTTTTCTGAGGGTGCCTGGTGAAAGCTTGGTTAAAATTTCTAGCTGCCTATTATGAAATAAAACTTTTATTATTGCAACTTTTCGACTGCCCTCTTAATTTATAGCTATCATAACTTTTACATGGATAGAAGCATTTTGCAATTCTTTTCATGCAATTGTCAAAAAAAGTTAACGTTTTCATGATTAGCTGTGGAAGTTAATTCGTAGGTAAAAGATTTTTTACTTGTGCTTTTTACCCCACCATACCAAGGGTGAGCGAAATTACGTGAGGGCGAGCACGTTCTTGACATGCGGGAGCGAATCCAACGACATAGCGAGCGTAATTTTGACGTACATGAGCGAAGTCAGCGGCATAGCGAGCGTAATTTTGACGTACATGGCGAAGTCAGCGGCTAAGCGAGCGTAATTTTGGCCTACATGGCGAAGTCAGCGGCATAGCGAGCGTAATTTTGACGTACATGGCGAAGTCAGCGGCATAGCGAGCGTAATTTTGACGTACATGAGCGAAGTCTACGGCTAAGCGAGCGAAATCTCGACCTACATGAGCGAAGTCAGCGGCATAGCGAGCGAAATCTCGACCTACATGAGCGAAGTCTACGGCATAGCGAGCGAAATATTGGCCTACATGAGCGAATCCAACGACATAGCGAGCGTAATTTTGACGTACATGAGCGAAGTCAGCGGCATAGCGAGCGTAATTTTGACGTACATGGCGAAGTCAGCGGCTAAGCGAGCGTAATTTTGGCCTACATGGCGAAGTCAGCGGCATAGCGAGCGAAATCTCGACCTACATGAGCAAATTCAGCGGCATAGCGAGCGAAGTTTTGCCCTACATGAGCGAAGTCTACGGCATAGCGAGCGAAATATTGGCCTACATGAGCGAATTCAAGCACGAGGCGCGGTGATTTCTCGACAAACCGGTGCAAATCACGCATTTTATACATATTATTTTAATAGAATAATTTAGAATAACGATCCACTCATATAATTTACAAATCTAATTTTTCTTCGTTTATACTACCTTTTGTTTCGTTTCTAAAATTAAATTAGCATGTACGAGACGTTTTCGTACAGCAATTCCTATCCAGCTAGCTAATGCAGCTTTAATAAGCCCAACGACGATAAATGGATACACTCCAGCTACGAATGCTGCATTCCACGAAAGATCTAAAATAAATTTCAACTGCGTTGTCCCAAACGCTAGCGTAATCAACATGCCAATTATATTTGCAATTAGAGCATTCTGGAAACGAAAGCTTGTTTTTTCGAGAATGAAACCTGTAACATATGCTGTAACAATAAAGCCAAAAATATATCCTCCTGAAGGACCTACTAACACATGTGCCCCGCCGCTAAAGCCAGCAAAAACAGGCACACCTGCTCCTCCAATTACCGCATAGCAAATCATCGCTAATGCACCTTGCTTACTGCCTAAAATAGTTGCCGTAATTCCGACTGCTAAAGTTTGTCCACTTATCGGTATGAGTGGTAGTGGTATTTCAATTTGCGCCAAAATAGCTGTGAGTGCTGCAAACAAAGCACAATTAAGCATAAAGCGAAGTCTTTTTCGTTGCTGTTCCATATTAATAAATCCCCCTATTTCCAATAAACGTTGATGTTTTTCAAAATTGTACTTGGAAAAAACAACATTGTCAACTTGATTAACGTAATAGTTTACATTCAGGATGAGCAAATTTATTGTTTAAACGTTCTATTTAGAGAGAAGCAATAATACCTTATTCAGTAAATACCATCAATCGATGCGTTTCTAAATAATTAAAATATAAATGAATATAGCAAAGAGTACCAGAAGTAATGAAAGTTATTCAGTCTTTCGGTTAAAAGTAACTTATTCTCAA
It encodes:
- the copZ gene encoding copper chaperone CopZ, coding for MQTTLDVKGMTCGHCEKAVKGALEALPGVTVVEVHLNTGKVDVTYDDAQTNIQALREAVEEQGYDVVV
- a CDS encoding heavy metal translocating P-type ATPase translates to MQEKEHVTVGVTGMTCAACSSRIEKVLNKVDGVEAQVNLTTEKANLDYDPEKVSLEDITEKIEKLGYGVETEKVEFDITGMTCAACSNRIEKVLSKQQGVENATVNLANETAVIEYQPSFIDEEKFIGIVEKLGYQAQPKANKEEKQSHKEKQIQRMKTKLIISAILSIPLLVTMLDHLFGLSLPSIFMNPWFQFALATPVQFIIGWQFYDGAYKNLRNKAANMDVLVALGTSAAYFYSLYEAIKTIGNPGYMPHLYFETSAILITLILFGKYLETKAKSKTTMAISKLLNLQAKQARVIRNNEETMIPVEEVVLGDRLIVKPGEKIPVDGVVIRGHTAVDESMLTGESLPVEKALKDTVIGATMNKNGTIEMEATKVGKDTALASIVKVVEDAQGSKAPIQRLADVISGYFVPIVVSIAMLTFIIWIAFVTPGELESALVTSIAVLVIACPCALGLATPTSIMVGTGKAAEQGILFKGGEHLERTHQLDAIIFDKTGTITKGKPEITDFTGTDEVLQLVASAEKSSEHPLAEAIVAGATEKGLELFDTDEFQAIPGHGISAQINGKKILVGTRALMEKYNIVYQQEETAMQSFEENGKTAMLIAVDDQFAGIVAVADTVKETAKEAISQLQNEGLEVIMLTGDNERTAKAIAKQVGIDHVIAQVLPEEKADKVKMIQEMGKHVAMVGDGINDAPALAVADIGIAIGTGTEVAIEAADVTILGGELLLIPKAIKASHATIKNIRQNLFWAFAYNTVGIPIAAVGLLAPWIAGAAMAFSSVSVVSNSLRLKRVKL
- a CDS encoding metal-sensing transcriptional repressor, encoding MTTSKPEHPVTPRTKDEISAITNRLKRVEGQVRGVQKMVEEDRYCIDILVQISAINAALKKVGFSIAERHTKHCVSHAVRSGQGEEAIDELMEVLKQLSK
- a CDS encoding biotin transporter BioY; the encoded protein is MEQQRKRLRFMLNCALFAALTAILAQIEIPLPLIPISGQTLAVGITATILGSKQGALAMICYAVIGGAGVPVFAGFSGGAHVLVGPSGGYIFGFIVTAYVTGFILEKTSFRFQNALIANIIGMLITLAFGTTQLKFILDLSWNAAFVAGVYPFIVVGLIKAALASWIGIAVRKRLVHANLILETKQKVV